In one Sphingobium indicum B90A genomic region, the following are encoded:
- a CDS encoding spinster family MFS transporter, with amino-acid sequence MDETNQVATAAAAAEVRNRSGARTMLWILLLVYIFNFLDRQIVNILAEPIARDLSLSDTQIGLMTGLAFALFYTVLGIPIARFADRPTTNRVGLISISLATWAGMTVLCGMAHNFIQLLLARIGVGIGEAGCTPAAHSLISSTVEPSKRSSAIAFYGLGIPIGTLFGLAIGGFANDLWGWRFAFMLVGAPGILMAMALPFLIRDERRRPAAAPPAPGADLTVVGALREVFGTRTFLHLAIGASFTAFLTYGKNVWALILFQRSHGLSVGETGLLLGIAIGAAGIVGTWLGGYMADRFGRVDKRHMLTTPVIGMALGAPILFLGYWIDEWHIALVLIFIPTVFNASYYGPTFACLHGLVRPEARAMASAILLFMQNLVGLGLGPLLFGILSEMLKPAVGTESVRYVLYGAAWLGLIPAFFLWRASLRLNSELKSG; translated from the coding sequence GTGGATGAAACCAATCAAGTTGCGACTGCTGCGGCCGCCGCCGAAGTGCGGAACAGGTCGGGCGCCCGGACGATGCTCTGGATATTGCTCCTGGTCTATATTTTCAACTTTCTCGACCGGCAGATCGTCAACATCCTGGCAGAGCCGATAGCCAGGGATCTTTCGCTGTCCGACACCCAAATCGGCTTGATGACGGGCCTGGCCTTCGCGCTTTTCTATACGGTGTTGGGCATTCCCATCGCCCGGTTCGCCGATCGCCCCACGACCAATCGCGTCGGGCTGATCTCCATCTCGCTCGCGACCTGGGCCGGGATGACGGTGCTGTGCGGCATGGCCCATAATTTCATCCAGCTCCTGCTCGCCCGCATCGGCGTCGGCATAGGGGAGGCGGGCTGCACCCCGGCGGCGCACTCGTTGATCAGCTCCACGGTCGAACCTTCGAAGCGTTCGTCGGCCATCGCCTTCTATGGCCTCGGCATTCCCATCGGCACCCTGTTCGGGCTGGCCATAGGGGGCTTCGCCAACGATCTGTGGGGATGGCGCTTCGCGTTCATGCTGGTGGGGGCTCCCGGCATCCTGATGGCCATGGCCCTGCCCTTCCTGATCCGGGACGAGCGCAGACGGCCGGCGGCCGCTCCTCCGGCGCCTGGGGCCGACCTGACCGTCGTCGGCGCCCTGCGGGAGGTGTTCGGCACGCGCACCTTCCTTCACCTCGCCATCGGAGCCTCTTTCACGGCCTTCCTCACCTATGGCAAGAATGTCTGGGCCTTGATCCTGTTTCAGCGCTCGCACGGCCTCAGCGTGGGAGAAACGGGGCTGTTGCTTGGCATCGCCATCGGCGCGGCGGGGATCGTCGGCACCTGGCTGGGCGGTTACATGGCGGACCGTTTCGGCCGCGTGGACAAGCGGCATATGCTGACCACGCCCGTGATCGGCATGGCGCTCGGCGCTCCCATTCTCTTCCTCGGCTATTGGATCGACGAATGGCATATCGCCCTCGTGCTGATCTTCATACCCACGGTGTTCAACGCATCCTATTACGGCCCGACCTTCGCCTGCCTGCACGGGCTCGTGCGGCCGGAGGCGCGGGCGATGGCCAGCGCCATACTTCTGTTCATGCAGAATCTGGTCGGGCTGGGACTGGGGCCGCTTCTGTTCGGCATCTTGTCGGAAATGCTGAAGCCCGCCGTCGGGACCGAAAGCGTGCGATATGTCCTTTATGGCGCGGCATGGCTGGGCCTGATCCCCGCCTTCTTCCTGTGGCGCGCAAGCCTGCGCCTCAATAGCGAACTGAAGTCGGGCTGA
- a CDS encoding IclR family transcriptional regulator: MPAEDQGSITRQRSSKYSDPFFATTLERGLRVLAAFRPDDAWLSNSEISARTGMPRSSVSRLTNTLVQLGYLGLNESGSYRVGSQVLSVAYPLLARFKIRQIARPFMRDFAVRAGGNVSIAMSNDLNAIMLDVTRSDDTALPDYISDIGFSVPLYRTAIGRAILSLMSPEERAALHQRTLETAPQLADGKAEADQGVEDCKTDGFCFASSWRAETLAVAAPLLRTADGECLALVCAVPAFRTNENEMRNDVGPRLVSLAARIRALAGGA; the protein is encoded by the coding sequence GTGCCGGCCGAAGACCAGGGATCGATCACGAGACAGCGTTCCTCCAAATATTCCGACCCCTTCTTCGCCACGACGCTGGAGCGGGGCTTGCGGGTTCTTGCGGCATTCCGCCCGGATGACGCGTGGCTCAGCAATTCGGAGATTTCCGCCCGGACGGGAATGCCGCGATCCTCCGTCTCGCGCCTGACCAACACGCTGGTCCAACTGGGCTATCTGGGCCTCAATGAAAGCGGGTCCTATCGCGTGGGTTCCCAGGTTCTTTCCGTGGCCTATCCGCTGCTGGCGCGGTTCAAGATCCGGCAGATCGCGCGCCCCTTCATGCGCGATTTCGCCGTGCGGGCCGGCGGCAACGTGTCGATCGCCATGTCGAACGACCTCAACGCCATCATGCTGGACGTCACGCGATCGGACGACACGGCGCTGCCCGACTATATTTCCGACATAGGATTTTCCGTACCGCTCTATCGCACCGCCATCGGCCGCGCGATCCTGTCGCTCATGTCGCCGGAGGAGCGCGCCGCGCTTCACCAGCGGACCCTGGAGACCGCCCCGCAACTGGCCGACGGAAAGGCGGAGGCCGACCAGGGCGTGGAGGACTGCAAGACGGACGGTTTCTGCTTCGCCTCGTCCTGGCGGGCCGAAACGCTGGCGGTGGCGGCTCCGCTGCTGCGGACCGCCGATGGGGAATGCCTGGCGCTGGTGTGCGCCGTTCCGGCTTTCCGGACCAATGAGAATGAGATGCGGAACGATGTCGGGCCGCGCCTCGTTTCACTTGCCGCCCGGATCAGGGCGCTTGCCGGCGGCGCGTAG
- a CDS encoding GMC family oxidoreductase, whose protein sequence is MSMAHNDVRTSYDYIVIGAGSSGCVVASRLSESGEHSVLLVEAGGPDTLFWMRAPLGTGQMLRRTDVIWPYETEGVPALNGRRLSWPRGKVVGGSSSVNGTIFIRGLREEYDRWRQMGNIGWGYDDVLPFFKKFENFKGGDPRYRGRGGPISVERLRLDLPVTGAFLDACAQAGIAANADYNGASIEGASPLQFNTRYGRRQSAAVGYLSPAMKRRNLHVLANTRVRKIDVVGGSASAVVLQNAGGEQTIRADREIIVSAGAIGSPQLLELSGIGNGFILKDAGIPVVHHLPGVGENLIDHLQTRISLKARNTAGLNELVRNYLFRMKVGAEWLFLGRGLMSTPLASAHAIVRSRPDAPMPDLKLQLHHFSGQDRMAYSKDLGIDPHPGLTIGVVQLSPRSRGHLHISSPDANAAPLIYPNQFEDEEDVRVLTAGIRMARTIASQDALSRFVVTELRPGAAASSDEEIKEYIRQSGQTSYHPIGTCKMGRDDWAVVDDRLRVRGVDRLRVVDASIMPTMPSSNTNAAALMIGEKGADLIRRTAA, encoded by the coding sequence ATGAGCATGGCGCATAACGATGTCCGGACTTCGTACGATTATATCGTGATCGGCGCTGGATCGTCGGGATGCGTCGTCGCCAGCCGGCTCAGCGAAAGCGGGGAACATTCGGTGTTGCTCGTCGAAGCGGGCGGCCCGGACACGCTGTTCTGGATGCGGGCTCCGCTGGGGACCGGGCAGATGCTGCGCCGGACCGACGTGATCTGGCCCTATGAGACGGAGGGGGTGCCAGCGCTCAACGGCCGAAGGCTGAGCTGGCCGCGGGGCAAGGTCGTCGGCGGTTCCAGCTCCGTCAACGGCACCATCTTCATCCGGGGCCTGCGCGAGGAATATGATCGCTGGCGGCAAATGGGCAATATCGGCTGGGGCTATGACGATGTCCTGCCATTCTTCAAGAAATTCGAGAATTTCAAGGGCGGAGACCCGCGCTACAGGGGGCGGGGCGGCCCGATTTCGGTGGAGCGCCTCAGGCTGGATCTGCCGGTCACCGGCGCGTTCCTGGATGCGTGCGCGCAGGCCGGCATAGCGGCCAATGCCGACTATAACGGCGCGTCGATCGAGGGGGCGAGCCCGTTGCAGTTCAACACCCGCTATGGACGGCGGCAAAGCGCCGCCGTCGGTTATCTTTCCCCGGCCATGAAGCGCAGGAACCTGCATGTCCTGGCGAACACGCGGGTCAGGAAGATCGATGTCGTCGGCGGAAGCGCCAGCGCCGTGGTCTTGCAGAACGCCGGCGGGGAACAGACCATCCGCGCCGATAGAGAGATCATCGTCAGTGCAGGCGCGATCGGTTCACCGCAGTTGCTGGAGCTTTCCGGGATCGGCAACGGGTTCATCCTCAAAGATGCCGGCATCCCTGTCGTCCACCATTTGCCCGGCGTTGGCGAGAATTTGATCGATCACCTGCAAACCCGCATCAGCCTGAAGGCCAGGAATACCGCCGGCCTGAACGAACTGGTCCGCAATTACCTGTTCCGCATGAAGGTGGGGGCGGAATGGCTGTTCCTGGGCCGGGGGCTGATGTCGACCCCGCTCGCGTCGGCGCATGCCATCGTGCGGTCCCGTCCGGATGCTCCGATGCCCGACCTGAAGCTCCAGCTTCACCATTTCAGCGGCCAGGATCGGATGGCCTACAGCAAGGATCTGGGGATCGACCCGCATCCCGGCCTGACGATAGGCGTCGTCCAATTGTCGCCGCGATCGCGCGGCCATCTCCACATATCCTCGCCCGACGCGAATGCCGCGCCCCTCATCTACCCCAACCAGTTCGAGGACGAAGAGGATGTCCGGGTTCTGACCGCGGGGATCAGGATGGCGCGGACCATCGCGTCGCAGGATGCGCTCTCCAGATTCGTCGTGACGGAATTGCGGCCCGGCGCGGCGGCTTCCTCCGATGAGGAGATCAAGGAATATATCCGGCAAAGCGGCCAGACCTCCTATCATCCGATCGGCACGTGCAAGATGGGGCGCGACGACTGGGCGGTGGTCGACGATCGGCTGCGCGTCAGGGGGGTCGACCGGCTTCGGGTTGTGGACGCCTCCATCATGCCGACCATGCCGTCCTCCAACACCAATGCGGCCGCCCTGATGATCGGGGAAAAGGGCGCCGATCTCATCCGCCGGACGGCGGCGTGA
- a CDS encoding aldehyde dehydrogenase family protein, which yields MAVMKLKDVYPLYLNNRAAQPNADLAVTDKFTGEVAFRTALATPEIISEAIAGAARAAEPMARLASFERRDILAHCVTRFQERFDELAYALCVEAGKPIADSEGEVGRLIDTFRIAAEEATRNYGEVQPLDISARARGYMGMWKRVPIGPCSFISPFNFPLNLAAHKIAPAIAIGCPFVMKPASLTPLGAIIMGEVLAECDILPEGAFSILPASRAGADLFTTDDRLKLLSFTGSPDVGWDLKARAGKKKVVLELGGNAAVVVDKDADLDHALARIIFGGYYQSGQSCIHVQRVIIHEDIYDRFRDMLAAKVRTLKSGDPKLRDTFIGPMISVNEARRLKGWIDDAVAVGATLLAGGGCEGNMLEAALLEDVPNDTDLVREEAFGPVVILSKFSDWRAALAEVNDSKFGLQAGLFTRDIHKVLEAWDHLDVGGIVVNDVSSYRVDNMPYGGVKDSGLGREGVRFAMEDMSEIRNLVIRRS from the coding sequence ATGGCCGTGATGAAGCTCAAAGACGTCTATCCGCTCTATCTCAATAACCGGGCGGCGCAGCCCAATGCCGACCTGGCGGTGACCGACAAGTTCACCGGGGAGGTCGCCTTCCGCACCGCGCTCGCGACGCCGGAGATCATCTCCGAAGCCATCGCCGGGGCCGCGCGCGCAGCCGAGCCGATGGCGCGGCTGGCGAGCTTCGAACGGCGAGACATACTCGCCCATTGCGTCACCCGCTTTCAGGAGCGCTTCGACGAACTCGCCTATGCCTTGTGCGTCGAGGCGGGCAAGCCCATCGCCGACAGCGAGGGGGAGGTCGGCCGCCTGATCGACACCTTCCGCATCGCTGCCGAGGAAGCGACCCGCAATTATGGCGAGGTCCAGCCGCTCGACATTTCGGCCCGCGCCAGGGGCTATATGGGCATGTGGAAGCGCGTGCCCATCGGCCCGTGCAGTTTCATCTCGCCGTTCAACTTCCCCCTCAACCTCGCCGCGCACAAGATCGCCCCGGCCATCGCGATCGGCTGCCCCTTCGTGATGAAGCCCGCGTCGCTGACGCCGCTGGGCGCGATCATCATGGGGGAAGTGCTCGCCGAATGCGACATATTGCCGGAGGGCGCGTTCAGCATCCTTCCCGCATCGCGCGCGGGCGCCGACCTGTTCACCACCGACGACCGGCTTAAGCTGCTCAGCTTCACGGGTTCGCCGGACGTGGGCTGGGACTTGAAGGCGCGGGCGGGCAAGAAGAAGGTCGTGCTGGAACTGGGCGGCAACGCGGCGGTCGTCGTCGACAAGGATGCCGACCTGGACCATGCGCTGGCGCGGATCATCTTCGGCGGCTATTATCAATCGGGCCAAAGTTGCATCCATGTGCAACGCGTGATCATCCACGAGGATATTTACGACAGGTTCCGCGACATGCTCGCCGCGAAGGTCCGGACCCTGAAATCCGGCGATCCCAAGCTGCGCGACACGTTCATAGGCCCCATGATCTCGGTCAACGAGGCCAGGCGGCTGAAGGGCTGGATCGACGATGCGGTCGCGGTGGGCGCGACCCTGCTCGCAGGCGGCGGATGCGAAGGCAACATGCTGGAAGCCGCCTTGCTGGAAGACGTCCCCAACGACACCGACCTCGTGCGGGAGGAGGCCTTCGGTCCGGTGGTCATCCTGTCGAAATTCTCCGACTGGAGGGCCGCGCTCGCCGAGGTCAACGACAGCAAGTTCGGGCTTCAGGCCGGGCTGTTCACGCGCGACATCCACAAGGTGCTGGAGGCGTGGGACCATCTCGACGTCGGCGGCATCGTCGTCAACGACGTGTCGAGCTACCGCGTCGACAACATGCCCTATGGCGGGGTCAAGGACAGCGGGCTGGGGCGCGAAGGCGTGCGCTTCGCCATGGAGGACATGAGCGAAATCCGCAACCTGGTGATCCGGCGAAGCTGA
- a CDS encoding NUDIX hydrolase yields MLPTGRAAATVVILRDRPGADAEILMVERASSMAFAAGALVFPGGAVDAGDHALAATIADGLPLDEAAARIAAVRETLEESGLAIAFTSPPGPDRIAVMRRALAAGAGLGDILDDHGLEIALDRLLPFARWHPAHLEQARRVFDTRFYIARAPEGQVASVDATENVALFWSSAADMLARCDRGEGQVIFPTRRNLERLARFASFDDLAAHALSIPVETVTPWLEERDGKPHLCIPDHLGYPVTAEPIGTVRRA; encoded by the coding sequence ATGCTTCCCACAGGCCGCGCCGCCGCGACGGTGGTCATCCTGCGCGACCGCCCCGGCGCGGACGCGGAAATCCTGATGGTGGAGCGCGCATCCAGCATGGCCTTCGCAGCGGGCGCGCTGGTCTTTCCGGGCGGCGCGGTGGATGCCGGCGACCATGCCCTGGCCGCGACGATCGCCGACGGCCTGCCGTTGGACGAAGCGGCGGCGCGGATCGCCGCCGTGCGGGAGACGCTGGAGGAAAGCGGCCTCGCCATCGCCTTCACCTCGCCGCCGGGGCCGGACCGGATCGCCGTCATGCGGCGGGCGCTGGCGGCGGGGGCGGGGCTGGGCGACATACTCGACGACCATGGGCTGGAAATCGCGCTGGATAGGCTGCTGCCCTTCGCCCGCTGGCATCCCGCGCATCTGGAACAGGCGCGGCGGGTATTCGACACCCGCTTCTACATCGCCCGGGCGCCCGAAGGACAGGTAGCGAGCGTCGATGCGACAGAGAATGTGGCGCTTTTCTGGAGCAGCGCGGCGGACATGCTGGCGCGTTGCGACCGGGGGGAGGGGCAGGTCATCTTTCCGACGCGGCGCAATCTGGAGCGGCTGGCCCGATTTGCCAGCTTCGACGATCTGGCCGCCCACGCCTTGTCGATCCCGGTCGAAACCGTGACGCCCTGGCTTGAGGAAAGGGATGGAAAGCCGCATCTCTGCATCCCCGATCATCTCGGCTATCCGGTGACGGCGGAACCAATCGGGACGGTCCGGCGTGCTTGA
- a CDS encoding extensin-like domain-containing protein, translating to MRRIHVFLRRLVHVAAILILCLVGYAYVARQPQNLPWTRLDLSQPVGLFTGRKLAMLAARPAECRALLDRAGVAYARMKPGGEGRCAYADAVRLAPADGAIALEPAAVAPSCPVAAALKLWEWQVVQPAAQRHFGRAVRKVTHFGAYSCRRLYGRSAGDFSEHATADAIDVAGFILTDGRRIGVAADWKGEGKEADFLHEVRDGACALFSTVLSPDYNAAHRDHLHLDQAERGAWGARACR from the coding sequence ATGCGACGAATCCATGTCTTCCTGCGCCGCCTGGTCCATGTCGCGGCGATATTGATCCTTTGCCTGGTCGGTTATGCCTATGTCGCCCGCCAGCCGCAGAATCTTCCCTGGACGCGCCTAGACCTCTCCCAGCCCGTCGGCCTCTTCACCGGGCGCAAGCTCGCCATGCTGGCCGCCCGTCCGGCCGAATGCCGGGCCCTGCTGGATCGGGCGGGCGTCGCCTATGCGCGGATGAAGCCGGGCGGCGAGGGCCGTTGCGCCTATGCCGACGCCGTGCGGCTGGCGCCGGCCGACGGCGCCATCGCGCTGGAGCCGGCGGCGGTGGCGCCATCCTGCCCGGTTGCGGCGGCGCTCAAGCTCTGGGAATGGCAGGTGGTCCAGCCCGCCGCCCAGCGCCATTTCGGCCGGGCGGTTCGGAAGGTCACGCATTTCGGCGCCTATAGCTGCCGCCGCCTCTATGGACGCAGTGCCGGGGATTTCAGCGAGCATGCCACCGCCGACGCCATCGACGTGGCGGGTTTCATCCTGACCGATGGCCGTCGGATCGGCGTCGCGGCGGACTGGAAGGGAGAGGGGAAGGAAGCGGATTTCCTGCATGAGGTCCGCGACGGCGCCTGCGCGCTGTTTTCGACGGTCCTGTCGCCCGATTACAATGCGGCGCATCGCGACCATCTGCACCTCGACCAGGCGGAGCGCGGCGCATGGGGCGCGCGCGCCTGCCGTTGA
- a CDS encoding DUF4242 domain-containing protein, with product MPQFVIERDMPGVGGLSPDQLKDASQGSCNVLRQLGPDIQWVHSYVTDDKIYCVYRAPSEELIRRHAEMAGFPANSIARICATIDPTTAD from the coding sequence ATGCCGCAATTCGTGATCGAACGGGACATGCCGGGTGTCGGTGGATTATCGCCCGATCAGCTCAAGGACGCGTCGCAGGGATCCTGCAATGTCCTGCGCCAGCTTGGCCCGGACATTCAGTGGGTTCACAGCTATGTGACGGACGACAAGATTTACTGCGTCTATCGCGCGCCCAGCGAGGAACTGATCCGTCGGCACGCCGAAATGGCGGGGTTTCCGGCGAACAGCATCGCCCGGATATGCGCGACGATCGATCCGACGACGGCGGACTGA
- a CDS encoding coiled-coil domain-containing protein: protein MNGGSTIVEFWRDKDAAIDDAARADDALLLKQAVLDLEDDGMPAESEGHGMRAPTWALLAAGLGWIGFSGWATLSSGQWRAGPAAWPGLVATILVPLILLGVCYLLLLRNSRSEARRYRDTARALRTEAELLELRVARIAAQLETARQSMQDQAELLDSYGAAASSNMEASAELIASRANSTAERAEAAERAGLALVQRMEALVAAIPELEDRATRMSAQIMDNGHALAERIDMLEARLHALGEISDDARSRTLSATKSLSSQLTELQEATRSAAQEVTGMADVASGRIEATTQSARKAMEESRLDIEQKSILLSGLTDRTKAEIAETAQSVIALLTQELNRVEIDVLHRLETTHGRAQETMAAVDANLTAQAASLKALIEGAQAGIAATSQSALSTLARDAETVEAELRRRVEAAIAQTYEGIRLSDESIARHEEALEALIARSRDSIAAIGDDTVAHLADHVGEIESRLHQINDLVEGQRALVSGLQSSLDEAVDSAQSRFAAMEQSALARNERLTEALSRLTAETQRIDAALGAGGMTAEKLIGSAETLMMALDSSVRELDETFPAALQRFNGRIETSRTLLDSAAPEMERLEAISEALLGRTQEAEELLRGQGRRLTEWLESTQSGVDANRELVEKLRTALDNAHQDATRITEGAGPLLVTALLRVKDTADQAAERARQALSRAIPEAAEALADASEQAMQRAIDEKVTAQIEMVARVAEEAVRAAHQASDRLTRQLLTIADTSASVEARIEEAERAAEDRDRDHFARRSALIIESLNSTAIDVSKILSNDVTDSAWSAYLKGDRGVFTRRAVKLLDAGESREIALHYDNDPEFQEHVNRYIHDFESMLRIILSARDGNALGVAILSSDMGKLYVALAQAIERLRQ, encoded by the coding sequence ATGAACGGGGGCAGCACAATCGTCGAATTCTGGCGGGACAAGGACGCGGCGATCGATGACGCGGCGCGGGCGGACGACGCCCTGCTGTTGAAACAGGCCGTCCTGGACCTGGAGGACGATGGCATGCCCGCGGAAAGCGAAGGCCATGGCATGCGCGCCCCGACCTGGGCGTTGCTCGCCGCCGGCCTTGGCTGGATCGGCTTTTCCGGCTGGGCGACGCTGTCCTCCGGGCAATGGCGCGCCGGGCCTGCGGCGTGGCCGGGGCTGGTTGCGACCATCCTGGTCCCGCTTATCCTGCTGGGCGTCTGCTACCTGCTGCTCTTGCGGAACAGCCGGAGCGAAGCCCGCCGCTATCGCGACACCGCCCGCGCCCTCCGGACGGAGGCGGAACTGCTGGAACTGCGGGTCGCGCGAATCGCCGCCCAGTTGGAAACCGCGCGCCAGAGCATGCAGGACCAGGCGGAACTGCTCGACAGCTATGGCGCCGCCGCCAGCAGCAATATGGAGGCTTCGGCCGAACTGATCGCGAGCCGGGCCAACAGCACCGCCGAACGCGCCGAGGCCGCCGAACGCGCCGGGCTGGCGCTCGTGCAGCGCATGGAGGCGCTGGTCGCCGCCATCCCGGAACTGGAGGATCGCGCAACCCGCATGTCCGCGCAGATCATGGACAATGGTCATGCGCTGGCGGAACGCATCGACATGCTGGAGGCGCGGCTGCATGCGCTGGGCGAGATTTCCGACGACGCCCGCAGCCGGACGCTTTCCGCGACCAAGAGCCTGTCCAGCCAGCTCACCGAACTTCAGGAAGCCACCCGCTCCGCCGCGCAGGAAGTGACCGGCATGGCCGATGTCGCTTCGGGCCGGATCGAGGCGACGACCCAGAGCGCGCGCAAGGCGATGGAGGAGAGCCGGCTCGACATCGAACAGAAGTCGATCCTGCTGAGCGGCCTCACCGACCGGACAAAGGCGGAAATAGCGGAGACCGCCCAGTCGGTCATCGCCCTGCTGACGCAGGAACTGAACCGCGTCGAGATCGACGTGCTGCACCGCCTGGAAACCACCCATGGGCGGGCGCAGGAAACCATGGCGGCGGTCGATGCCAATCTGACCGCGCAGGCCGCGTCGCTCAAGGCGCTGATAGAGGGCGCGCAGGCCGGCATCGCCGCCACCAGCCAATCCGCCCTTTCCACACTGGCGCGCGACGCCGAGACCGTGGAGGCCGAACTGCGCCGCCGGGTGGAAGCGGCCATTGCGCAAACCTATGAAGGCATCAGGCTGAGCGACGAGAGCATCGCCCGCCACGAGGAGGCGCTGGAGGCGCTGATAGCCCGGTCGCGCGACAGCATCGCCGCCATCGGGGATGACACCGTCGCCCATCTCGCGGACCATGTGGGCGAGATCGAAAGCCGCCTGCACCAGATCAACGATCTGGTCGAGGGCCAGCGGGCGCTTGTCTCCGGCCTGCAAAGCAGCTTGGACGAGGCGGTCGATTCCGCCCAGTCGCGCTTTGCCGCGATGGAACAGTCCGCCCTCGCCCGCAATGAGCGGCTGACCGAAGCGCTGTCGCGCCTGACCGCCGAAACGCAGCGCATCGACGCCGCGCTGGGGGCTGGCGGCATGACCGCCGAAAAGCTGATCGGCAGCGCGGAAACGCTGATGATGGCGCTCGATTCCAGCGTGCGCGAACTCGACGAAACCTTCCCCGCCGCGCTCCAGCGCTTCAACGGGCGGATCGAGACCAGCCGCACCCTGCTCGACAGCGCGGCGCCGGAAATGGAGCGGCTGGAGGCGATCTCCGAAGCGCTGCTCGGCCGCACCCAGGAGGCCGAGGAACTGCTGCGCGGACAGGGCCGACGCCTGACCGAATGGCTGGAAAGCACGCAGAGCGGCGTCGACGCCAATCGCGAACTGGTGGAGAAGCTGCGCACCGCGCTCGACAATGCGCATCAGGACGCCACCCGCATCACCGAGGGAGCCGGTCCGCTGCTCGTCACCGCGCTGCTGCGGGTGAAGGACACCGCCGACCAGGCCGCCGAACGCGCCCGCCAGGCGCTGAGCCGCGCCATTCCCGAAGCGGCGGAGGCGCTTGCCGACGCCAGCGAGCAGGCGATGCAGCGCGCCATCGACGAAAAGGTCACGGCCCAGATCGAAATGGTCGCCAGGGTGGCGGAGGAAGCGGTGAGGGCCGCGCATCAGGCATCCGACCGCCTGACGCGCCAGCTACTGACCATCGCCGACACCAGCGCCAGCGTGGAGGCGCGGATAGAGGAGGCCGAGCGCGCCGCCGAAGACCGCGACCGCGACCATTTCGCGCGACGGTCCGCGCTGATCATCGAATCGCTCAACAGCACGGCCATCGACGTTTCGAAGATCCTGTCCAACGATGTGACGGATTCGGCCTGGTCAGCCTATCTGAAGGGCGACCGCGGCGTCTTCACCCGCCGCGCCGTCAAGCTGTTGGACGCGGGCGAGTCCCGCGAAATCGCCCTGCATTACGACAATGATCCTGAATTTCAGGAGCATGTGAACCGTTATATCCACGATTTTGAATCGATGCTGCGGATCATCCTGTCGGCCCGCGACGGCAATGCGCTGGGCGTGGCGATCCTCTCCTCCGACATGGGCAAGCTCTATGTCGCGCTGGCGCAGGCGATCGAAAGGCTGCGACAATAG
- a CDS encoding DUF2336 domain-containing protein, with protein MLAGMSAYSSLIGSTRADCWPMAQVMAGMSAVPVGHAIDLAFFFPDDGRERHDALVAETRRHLGGCLTAMEIGLRLALEETREIAAALAQWPQPVCWPTLRAQPTLLGPALLAHMQMRGGISLMLRQFGGPDGGSGESEADSLFPADDPALGEALAALMLAEGRWLLTAAEDQPMQPDLPAGFFAELLWTAAACLAAIVQRSGLSEAESVVPLVEAAAQRQLARHDEATGPIAAADRLVGRLGDRADAPEIMAAALQHRHFLLFAALAGRRLRMESAQVADILVMGPVGQVAALCRALGGSDSDYRQLLLALRPVRPSLSDATIVGEAMRYQELSVAQADAAVGALRAPAALRAKLDHLRRIAG; from the coding sequence ATGCTGGCCGGCATGAGCGCCTATTCGTCCCTGATCGGATCGACCCGGGCGGACTGCTGGCCGATGGCGCAAGTCATGGCGGGCATGTCCGCCGTGCCCGTCGGCCATGCCATTGATCTGGCGTTTTTCTTTCCCGACGACGGACGGGAACGGCACGACGCGCTGGTGGCGGAGACCCGGCGGCATCTGGGCGGGTGCCTGACCGCGATGGAGATCGGATTGCGCCTGGCGCTGGAGGAAACGCGGGAAATCGCGGCGGCCCTGGCGCAATGGCCGCAACCCGTCTGCTGGCCGACGCTGCGCGCCCAGCCGACCCTGCTGGGACCGGCGCTGCTCGCCCATATGCAGATGCGGGGCGGGATCAGCCTGATGCTGCGTCAGTTCGGCGGGCCGGACGGCGGTTCGGGCGAATCGGAAGCGGACTCGCTGTTCCCCGCCGACGATCCCGCGCTGGGCGAGGCGCTTGCCGCGCTGATGCTGGCGGAGGGGCGCTGGCTGCTGACGGCGGCGGAGGATCAGCCGATGCAGCCCGATCTGCCTGCCGGTTTCTTCGCGGAGCTGTTGTGGACAGCGGCCGCCTGCCTGGCGGCCATCGTCCAGCGGAGCGGCCTGAGCGAGGCGGAATCCGTGGTGCCGCTGGTCGAGGCCGCGGCGCAGCGCCAACTGGCCCGGCATGATGAGGCGACCGGGCCGATCGCCGCGGCGGACCGGCTGGTCGGCCGATTGGGCGATCGCGCCGATGCGCCCGAAATAATGGCGGCCGCCCTGCAGCACAGGCATTTCCTGCTGTTCGCCGCGCTCGCCGGGCGGCGGTTGCGGATGGAGAGCGCGCAGGTCGCGGACATCCTGGTCATGGGTCCGGTGGGGCAGGTTGCGGCGCTGTGCCGCGCGCTGGGAGGATCGGACAGCGATTACCGGCAATTATTGCTGGCGCTGCGGCCGGTGCGGCCCTCCTTGTCCGATGCGACCATCGTTGGAGAAGCCATGCGCTATCAGGAATTGAGCGTGGCGCAGGCCGATGCCGCGGTGGGCGCCCTGCGCGCGCCCGCCGCGCTGCGGGCCAAGTTGGATCATCTGCGGCGGATCGCCGGTTGA